The following proteins are encoded in a genomic region of Periophthalmus magnuspinnatus isolate fPerMag1 chromosome 21, fPerMag1.2.pri, whole genome shotgun sequence:
- the tlr7 gene encoding toll-like receptor 7, whose translation MFSQLIQVAVLGLWCAFPISTARVVYPKTLPCNVTERSNSSEVTVDCTETKLHDIPWGIPRETTNLTLTINHIHYLNSSSFHGLDNLTEIDFRCNCVPVKIGPKDNICIKSVEIEDHTFSGLGNLKALYLDGNQLYEIPEHLPPDLLLLSLEVNHIYSIYTVNLTGLTNVEILYLGQNCYFRNPCNNSYYIEDGAFLQLNNLMLLSLKSNNLSYIPHQLPTHLKELYLYNNNIREVTEEDFKNLTNLEILDISGNCPRCYNAPFPCTPCPNGFPLQIHPDAFKMQTKLTALRLHSNSLTNVCKDWFKSTKNLRVLDLSSNFLSKAVGSFDFPHFLNNLEELDLSFNYELQKYPRTLYLSPHFSELKSLRVFRMRGFVFQQLEMDSIAPLKSLKNLEVVDFGTNFIKTTNLSILMELQSFKIINLADNKISIPSDDQTALGFSAPELKDWSPMSSGVEYDSTDVKEIHYFRFDEYARSCKHKDKELGTVTSLVNKRCSKFGKSLDVSRNNIFFLHHRFLNLEDLRCLNLSNNLMSQSLNGSEFSNLPNLQYLDFSSNRLDLLYSTAFQELQNLVILDISHNDHYFQSEGLTHMLNFTKNLKKLTTLLMNNNQISTSTNTELESESLERLEFRDNRLDVMWRDGDIRYVNYFSKLVNLKILDISKNNLHSLPPELFAGLPGKLSELHLKGNGLKSFNWKELQHLRSLQVLDLSGNSLTTVPHVLSNCSNSLIKLILHKNKIVTLSVDFLKDAFNLKHLDLSFNLIEYVEVSSFPDDVVNTMDMLLLHNNSFACTCKATRFFKWLNDTMVTIPKLGTDVTCVLPEAQKDHPVLSVNLSACQHSDLSIIIYTLMTSFILCCVTLPISSHLFLWDVWYIYHFLRAKLKGYRRLISQPSIYDAFVIYDKEDAAVIEWVTKEMCVQLERRGDRRLTLCLEERDWIPGCPLIDNLSQSIHKSKRTVFILTNKYIKSGSFKTAFYIANQRLMDEKDDVIILIFLEKVVCNSKYLRLRKRLFSKSVLDWPTNPQAQPYFWFCLRNVLATESHKQYNNLFKETL comes from the exons ATGTTCTCCCAGCTG ATACAGGTGGCTGTGCTGGGTCTGTGGTGTGCCTTCCCCATTTCAACCGCTCGGGTCGTGTATCCAAAGACGTTGCCATGTAATGTCACGGAGCGCAGCAACAGCAGTGAGGTGACCGTagactgcacagagacaaaactCCACGATATCCCATGGGGCATCCCACGAGAGACCACCAACCTGACTCTCACCATAAACCACATCCATTATTTAAACTCCTCCTCGTTTCACGGACTGGATAACCTGACGGAGATAGACTTCAGGTGCAACTGTGTGCCTGTCAAAATCGGCCCCAAGGATAACATCTGCATTAAAAGTGTGGAAATAGAAGATCACACATTTTCAGGCCTTGGGAATCTTAAAGCGTTGTATCTTGATGGCAACCAGCTCTATGAGATACCGGAACACTTGCCACCAGACCTATTGTTGCTCAGCCTGGAAGTAAACCACATATATAGCATTTATACAGTAAATCTTACCGGCCTCACAAATGTTGAGATTCTGTATCTTGGTCAAAATTGCTACTTTCGAAACCCATGCAACAATTCGTATTACATAGAGGATGGAGCATTTTTACAGCTTAACAATTTAATGCTTTTGTCTCTGAAGTCAAATAACTTATCCTATATACCACACCAGTTGCCTACTCATCTGAAAGAATTGTacttatataataataacataagaGAAGTGACAGAAGAAGATTTCAAAAACCTAACCAATCTGGAGATTCTAGATATTAGCGGCAATTGTCCTCGCTGTTACAATGCACCTTTTCCTTGCACCCCTTGCCCGAATGGCTTTCCTCTACAAATACACCCTGATGCcttcaaaatgcaaacaaaacttACAGCCCTGCGTCTCCATAGCAACTCTTTGACAAATGTTTGCAAGGATTGGTTTAAAAGTACTAAGAACCTCAGGGTACTAGATCTTTCGTCAAACTTTTTATCCAAGGCTGTGGGATCCTTTGACTTTCCCCATTTTCTTAACAACCTGGAAGAACTGGACCTTTCGTTTAACTATGAGCTGCAGAAATATCCTAGGACTCTGTATCTGAGCCCACACTTTTCTGAACTGAAATCTTTAAGAGTGTTCAGAATGAGAGGTTTCGTTTTCCAGCAGCTAGAAATGGATagtattgcacctttaaaatctttaaaaaatttAGAGGTTGTCGATTTTGGAACAAACTTCATTAAAACTACAAATCTTAGCATCCTGATGGAATTacaaagttttaaaataatcaatttGGCTGATAATAAAATCTCAATCCCCTCTGATGACCAAACGGCTCTGGGGTTTTCTGCGCCTGAGTTAAAAGATTGGTCTCCTATGTCGTCTGGGGTGGAGTACGATAGCACAGATGTAAAAGAAATTCACTATTTCAGGTTTGACGAGTATGCCCGCAGCTGcaaacacaaagacaaagaACTAGGAACGGTCACTTCTCTAGTGAACAAACGGTGCAGTAAGTTTGGGAAGAGTCTGGATGTGTCTAGaaacaacattttctttttgcatCATCGCTTTTTAAATCTTGAAGACCTCAGGTGCCTAAATTTGTCCAATAACTTGATGAGCCAAAGTCTAAATGGCTCTGAATTCTCCAATCTCCCAAATTTACAATACTTGGACTTTTCCTCAAATCGCCTAGACCTGCTGTATTCAACTGCCTTCCAAGAACTACAAAATCTGGTGATTTTAGATATAAGTCATAACGACCATTACTTTCAATCAGAAGGTCTAACCCACATGCTCAATTTTACCAAAAACCTAAAGAAGCTGACCACACTGCTGATGAACAACAATCAGATCTCTACTTCCACCAACACCGAGTTAGAAAGTGAATCTCTGGAGAGGTTAGAGTTCAGAGATAACCGTTTGGATGTTATGTGGAGGGACGGTGACATTAGATATGTTAATTATTTTAGTAAACTAGTAAATCTGAAAATCCTTGACATCTCTAAGAACAACCttcactccctccctcctgaGCTGTTTGCTGGCCTGCCTGGCAAATTGTCAGAACTTCACTTGAAAGGCAACGGGCTCAAATCCTTTAACTGGAAGGAGCTACAACATCTGCGTTCTTTGCAGGTTTTAGATCTCAGTGGGAACAGCTTAACTACTGTGCCACATGTGCTGTCAAACTGCAGCAACTCTCTTATAAAGCTAATTTTACACAAGAACAAAATAGTGACACTGTCAGTAGATTTTCTCAAAGATGCTTTCAATTTAAAACATCTGGATCTTAGTTTTAATTTGATTGAGTATGTGGAGGTATCAAGTTTTCCTGATGATGTTGTAAATACGATGGATATGCTGCTTTTGCACAATAACAGCTTCGCATGTACTTGTAAGGCTACCAGGTTTTTTAAATGGCTCAACGATACAATGGTGACAATTCCCAAACTGGGTACAGATGTAACTTGTGTCCTTCCAGAGGCCCAAAAAGACCATCCGGTTTTATCAGTGAACTTATCAGCCTGCCAGCACAGTGACCTGTCCATCATCATCTACACTCTGATGACTTCGTTCATTCTGTGCTGTGTCACCCTCCCGATCTCCAGTCATCTCTTCCTATGGGACGTGTGGTACATCTATCACTTTTTAAGGGCTAAGCTCAAAGGCTACAGGAGGCTCATTTCCCAACCTTCTATTTATGACGCCTTTGTGATATATGACAAAGAAGACGCGGCTGTGATTGAGTGGGTGACCAAGGAGATGTGCGTTCAGCTGGAGCGTCGGGGGGATCGCAGGCTCACACTGTGCCTGGAGGAGAGAGACTGGATACCCGGATGTCCGCTCATCGATAACCTGTCCCAAAGCATCCACAAGAGCAAGAGGACGGTGTTTATTCTCACCAACAAATATATCAAAAGTGGGAGCTTCAAAACTGCTTTCTACATAGCCAATCAAAGACTCATGGATGAAAAGGATGATGTTATAATACTGATCTTCTTGGAAAAGGTGGTGTGTAATTCAAAATACTTGAGATTGAGGAAGAGACTGTTCAGTAAGTCTGTGCTGGACTGGCCCACTAATCCTCAGGCCCAGCCATACTTTTGGTTTTGTCTGAGAAACGTGCTGGCTACAGAAAGTCACAAACAATACAACAACCTTTTTAAAGAGACTTTGTAA
- the LOC117389877 gene encoding toll-like receptor 8 produces MALIAWLYLLMSLIAGCDCYNENQTCKTIWMPRKFPCDVTECGSNVTFDCSMRHLKNISAVSDHIFPNATELNLTENAIPLISQDAFSKLFNLTVLDLRWVNRNKKVIIHKKAFMKLTNLQILRLSGIQLQNIPTHLPVSLQILELSENHIVSLDRQQLSAVENITKLWLPKNCFSDNPCDTSFKITDDAFENMTKLEHLDLALNNLTHVPKNLPSSLLKLNLETNRIEYISKDDFQGLHNLTHLLIQGNCPRCSNAPYPCVPCQNTTLRIDDHAFSDLTKLNTLNMGGNSLKYLSPFWFQNMTNLKTLLLPFNLLITAITGKQPWLKCLPKLEKLDLSFNYGLKSYPKTVNLSEDFVYLKSLVNLHLEAVVFKFIYAQSLKPLYQLKNLSSLNLGTNFIIQIAPDVFKNFSPLKLILLSENRLYPISVENAPHSNTQYYQKHNSISISPLTRRFPDYKVHRHVKEECYNAGNVLVLSRNNLFFISEEQFKGYKDIACLNLSHNGFSVALNGTEFSPLPNLTYLDLSFNKIDLAYNWAFKDLPKLEVLDISYNSHYFEAVGITHNLNFTLNLPVLRVLNMSYNNLNALTTKEIHSKSLSELQFQQNNLGELWRDKAYFNIFTHLTNLSVLDISYNNIKQIPQKMHKKFPQSLTHLIISHNLLPYFEWNMLKPFHKLQVLNLSHNSLSKLTFKSDNAPSLKVLDLSYNHIMKLEDRLLTVGAKLNTLYLNNNKLTIINQSSFASDLRSEMETLYIDNNPFQCTCDSLDFILWLERSTIKIPQLTTNVKCATPRMPKRPLLIYFDVQQCVNDIEAFNFYIVTSSFIFVFMFVTMAAHLLYWDAFYIFYLLKAKLKGYSPLHSTQNAYDAFVAYDTRDPYVSEWVMEKLVVKLEGEEQKSHPLCLEERDWFPGTPLLDNLSHSVRNSRKTLFVLTEDYVKSGMFKMTMYLAHQRLLEENVDVILVLMLEPVLQHSHFLRLRKRLCDKSVLVWPKTAAAQSWFWQNLKNIIKVDNECLYNKTYINYFTSK; encoded by the exons ATG GCATTGATTGCATGGCTCTACTTACTGATGAGTTTGATAGCTGGATGTGACTGCTATAACGAAAACCAGACATGTAAAACCATCTGGATGCCACGTAAATTTCCCTGTGATGTAACCGAGTGTGGATCTAATGTCACGTTTGATTGTTCAATGCGACATCTGAAGAACATATCTGCCGTTTCAGACCACATATTTCCGAACGCAACTGAGCTGAATTTGACAGAAAATGCCATTCCACTAATTTCACAAGATGCATTCTCAAAGCTGTTCAACCTTACTGTGCTGGATCTCAGATGGgtcaacagaaataaaaaagtgaTCATTCATAAAAAAGCATTCATGAAGCTGACTAATCTTCAAATCCTGAGACTCAGTGGTATTCAACTCCAAAATATACCAACACACTTGCCAGTCAGTCTGCAAATCCTTGAGCTTagtgaaaatcacattgtgaGTCTGGACCGACAACAACTCTCTGCCGTGGAAAACATCACAAAACTATGGCTACCCAAAAACTGCTTCAGCGACAATCCATGTGACACTTCTTTCAAAATCACAGACGATGCTTTTGAAAACATGACAAAGTTGGAGCATTTAGATTTGGCCTTAAATAATTTAACCCATGTTCCTAAAAATCTACCCAGCTCTCTTTTGAAATTAAACTTGGAGACAAACCGCATAGAGTATATATCAAAGGATGATTTTCAAGGACTACATAATTTAACACATCTATTGATACAAGGAAACTGCCCACGGTGCAGTAATGCTCCATATCCTTGTGTCCCTTGCCAAAACACTACTCTTCGAATTGATGATCATGCGTTCAGTGACCTTACAAAGCTGAACACACTTAACATGGGAGGAAACTCTCTTAAATATTTGAGCCCTTTTTGGTTCCAAAACATGACAAATCTCAAAACACTTCTGCTACCATTTAATCTCCTAATCACAGCAATTACTGGGAAACAACCGTGGTTAAAATGCCTTCCAAAACTAGAAAAACTAGATCTCTCATTTAATTACGGGTTGAAGTCATATCctaaaacagtgaatctctctGAGGATTTTGTCTATCTTAAGTCACTTGTTAATTTACATTTGGAAGCAGTGgtttttaaattcatttatgCTCAAAGCCTCAAACCTTTATATCAACTCAAAAACCTCTCCTCCTTAAACTTGGGAACTAACTTTATAATTCAAATTGCCCCCGATGTTTTCAAGAATTTCTCACCGCTGAAATTGATATTACTTTCTGAAAACAGACTGTATCCAATTTCTGTGGAGAATGCTCCACATTCAAATACACAATATTATCAAAAGCATAACAGCATTTCCATTTCACCCCTCACTAGAAGATTTCCAGACTATAAGGTTCATAGACATGTCAAGGAGGAATGCTATAATGCCGGGAATGTTCTGGTTCTAAGTAGAAACaatcttttctttatttctgaGGAACAGTTCAAAGGTTACAAAGACATTGCATGCTTGAACCTCTCACATAATGGATTTTCTGTGGCACTTAATGGGACTGAATTCTCCCCGTTGCCCAACCTAACCTACCTGGATTTGTCTTTCAATAAAATTGATCTGGCTTACAACTGGGCATTCAAAGACCTGCCAAAACTAGAAGTACTAGATATTAGCTACAACTCTCATTACTTTGAAGCAGTTGGAATCACACATAATTTGAACTTCACACTAAACCTGCCAGTTTTGCGAGTTTTAAATATGAGTTACAACAACCTTAATGCATTAACCACAAAAGAGATACATAGCAAATCATTATCAGAACTACAGTTTCAACAAAATAATCTCGGGGAGCTTTGGAGAGACAAAgcctattttaatattttcactCATCTGACTAATTTGAGCGTATTGGACATATCATACAATAACATTAAACAGATTCCTcagaaaatgcataaaaaattcCCACAAAGCCTTACACACCTAATCATCAGCCACAATTTACTTCCATATTTTGAATGGAACATGCTTAAACCTTTTCACAAACTTCAAGTATTAAACCTAAGTCACAATTCTTTATCCAAGTTGACATTCAAATCCGACAATGCTCCTTCACTGAAAGTGCTTGACCTTAGCTACAATCACATCATGAAACTGGAAGATCGGCTTTTAACCGTTGGGGCTAAACTTAATACTCTTTATCTGAACAATAACAAGTTAACTATAATCAACCAATCATCGTTTGCTTCCGATCTACGAAGTGAGATGGAAACGTTGTACATTGATAATAACCCTTTTCAATGCACTTGTGAttcattagattttattttgtggTTGGAACGTAGTACTATAAAAATACCCCAGCTGACTACTAATGTGAAGTGTGCCACGCCGAGGATGCCAAAACGTccacttttaatttattttgacgTTCAGCAATGTGTAAATGACATTGAGGCTTTTAATTTCTATATTGTCACAAGctcctttatttttgttttcatgtttgtgaCCATGGCCGCCCATCTGTTATACTGGGATGCATTCTACATTTTCTATCTTTTAAAAGCAAAACTCAAAGGATACAGCCCTCTCCACTCAACTCAAAATGCTTACGACGCTTTTGTAGCTTACGACACCAGAGACCCATATGTGTCTGAATGGGTGATGGAGAAACTTGTGGTGAAACTGGAGGGGGAGGAACAGAAGTCCCATCCTTTGTGCTTGGAGGAGCGGGACTGGTTTCCGGGAACGCCCCTTCTGGACAACCTAAGTCACAGCGTCAGGAACAGTCGTAAAACACTTTTTGTTTTAACAGAGGACTATGTGAAGTCTGGTATGTTCAAGATGACCATGTATCTCGCTCACCAAAGACTGCTGGAGGAGAATGTTGATGTTATATTGGTTTTGATGCTGGAACCAGTTTTGCAGCATTCACATTTCCTGCGCCTGAGGAAAAGGCTGTGTGACAAAAGCGTCCTAGTGTGGCCCAAAACTGCAGCagcccagtcctggttttggcaGAACCTGAAAAACATAATCAAAGTGGACAATGAGTGTCTGTACAACAAAACATACATTAACTATTTCACCAGCAAATAG
- the tmsb4x gene encoding thymosin beta-4, with the protein MSDKPDVKEVETFDKSKLKKTETLEKNTLPTKETIQQEKTQ; encoded by the exons ATGTCGGACAAACCTGACGTCAAGGAAGTGGAAACCTTCGACAAATCTAAGCTGAAGAAGACTGAAACCCTGGAGAAGAACACACTCCCAACCAAAGAAA CAATCCAGCAGGAAAAGACCCAATGA
- the egfl6 gene encoding epidermal growth factor-like protein 6 isoform X2 produces MQLFNLIGTLILLLYIYTDCANASRQVLTGSQPGVCRYGRRLECCYGWKKNSKGHCEAQCEHGCKHGECVGPNKCKCFPGYTGKTCNQDLNECGLKPRPCEHRCMNTHGSYKCYCLNGYTLMPDGSCANSRTCSLAYCQYGCEEVHGEIRCLCPSTGLQLGQDERTCVDVDECVTGKNLCPYNRQCVNTFGSYFCKCQEGYDLKYTDGKYECVDLDECLSGVHKCSHHAACLNTQGSYKCRCKSGFRGNGFECSVISESPVKPGKHLNEDIKNIIPEPAVTEPPKVRQQPFDYDGEVYIGSPDEERPKEITEEEEEENNQLNPRGDVFISEEFESVFGPTTEVKEIEIAPVQEEFIMDCNFDQGGCEWVQDKSDDMDWSVAYHDNGAEYYMAMSGFLGEQEDIAKLKLLLSDRAQQGSFCLTFDFRVVGNNVGTLRVLLDNNVYPIWEQSQSQNQAWQTEFLTVAWREKAPETIIFEAQQGGGVGGEIGLDNVVLTSGPCQDDTSPDF; encoded by the exons ATGCAGCTTTTCAACTTGATTGGTACACTAATTCTTTTGCTATATATCTACACAGACTGCGCAAATGCCAGTAG GCAAGTCCTCACTGGCAGCCAACCAGGTGTGTGTCGCTATGGCAGGAGACTGGAGTGTTGTTATGGCTGGAAGAAAAACAGTAAAGGACATTGTGAAG CTCAGTGTGAGCATGGATGCAAGCATGGAGAGTGTGTGGGTCCAAACAAATGCAAGTGTTTCCCTGGATACACTGGGAAGACATGCAATCAAG ATTTAAATGAGTGTGGGTTGAAACCACGTCCATGTGAGCATCGGTGCATGAACACTCATGGGAGTTACAAGTGCTACTGTCTGAATGGGTACACTTTGATGCCTGATGGCTCTTGTGCAA ATTCCAGGACGTGCTCTCTGGCTTACTGTCAGTATGGCTGTGAGGAGGTTCATGGGGAGATCCGCTGTCTCTGCCCCTCCACTGGCCTGCAACTGGGACAAGACGAGAGAACATGCGTAG ACGTGGATGAATGTGTTACTGGCAAGAACCTATGTCCCTATAATAGACAGTGTGTAAACACATTTGGTAGCTACTTTTGCAAGTGCCAAGAAGGCTACGATCTCAAATACACTGATGGCAAATATGAATGTGTAG ATCTGGATGAGTGTCTAAGTGGCGTACATAAATGCAGTCACCATGCAGCCTGCCTGAATACTCAAGGATCCTATAAATGCAGATGCAAGTCTGGATTCAGAGGCAATGGCTTTGAATGCTCAG TCATCTCTGAATCCCCAGTGAAGCCTGGCAAACATCTGAACGAGGACATCAAAAACATTATCCCAGAGCCAGCTGTCACAGAGCCACCAAAGGTCAGGCAGCAGCCTTTTGACTATGATGGAGAGGTTTACATCGGGAGTCCTGATGAGGAAAGACCAAAAGAGAtcacagaagaagaggaggaagagaacaaCCAGCTCAACCCCAGAGGAGATGTGTTCA TTTCAGAGGAATTTGAGTCAGTGTTTGGCCCCACCACAGAAGTTAAAGAAATTGAGATCGCTCCAGTTCAGGAAG AGTTTATCATGGATTGTAACTTTGATCAGGGAGGATGTGAGTGGGTCCAGGACAAGAGTGATGACATGGACTGGAGCGTAGCATATCATGATAATG GGGCTGAGTACTACATGGCCATGAGTGGATTTCTGGGAGAGCAAGAGGATATAGCTAAGCTCAAGTTGCTCTTGAGCGACCGGGCTCAGCAGGGCAGCTTCTGTCTCACGTTTGACTTCCGAGTCGTGGGCAACAATGTTGGCACCCTCAGAGTCCTCCTGGATAACAATGTTTATCCAATATGGGAGCAGAGCCAAAGCCAAAACCAGGCCTGGCAGACAGAGTTTCTCACTGTAGCCTGGAGAGAGAAGGCACCAGAAACG ATCATCTTTGAAGCTCAACAAGGAGGTGGTGTTGGTGGAGAAATTGGACTGGATAACGTTGTGCTGACTTCAGGCCCGTGTCAAGATGATACCAGCCCAGACTTTTAG
- the egfl6 gene encoding epidermal growth factor-like protein 6 isoform X1 codes for MQLFNLIGTLILLLYIYTDCANASRQVLTGSQPGVCRYGRRLECCYGWKKNSKGHCEAQCEHGCKHGECVGPNKCKCFPGYTGKTCNQDLNECGLKPRPCEHRCMNTHGSYKCYCLNGYTLMPDGSCANSRTCSLAYCQYGCEEVHGEIRCLCPSTGLQLGQDERTCVDVDECVTGKNLCPYNRQCVNTFGSYFCKCQEGYDLKYTDGKYECVDLDECLSGVHKCSHHAACLNTQGSYKCRCKSGFRGNGFECSVKPFYLRPGGNPDDFLNVISESPVKPGKHLNEDIKNIIPEPAVTEPPKVRQQPFDYDGEVYIGSPDEERPKEITEEEEEENNQLNPRGDVFISEEFESVFGPTTEVKEIEIAPVQEEFIMDCNFDQGGCEWVQDKSDDMDWSVAYHDNGAEYYMAMSGFLGEQEDIAKLKLLLSDRAQQGSFCLTFDFRVVGNNVGTLRVLLDNNVYPIWEQSQSQNQAWQTEFLTVAWREKAPETIIFEAQQGGGVGGEIGLDNVVLTSGPCQDDTSPDF; via the exons ATGCAGCTTTTCAACTTGATTGGTACACTAATTCTTTTGCTATATATCTACACAGACTGCGCAAATGCCAGTAG GCAAGTCCTCACTGGCAGCCAACCAGGTGTGTGTCGCTATGGCAGGAGACTGGAGTGTTGTTATGGCTGGAAGAAAAACAGTAAAGGACATTGTGAAG CTCAGTGTGAGCATGGATGCAAGCATGGAGAGTGTGTGGGTCCAAACAAATGCAAGTGTTTCCCTGGATACACTGGGAAGACATGCAATCAAG ATTTAAATGAGTGTGGGTTGAAACCACGTCCATGTGAGCATCGGTGCATGAACACTCATGGGAGTTACAAGTGCTACTGTCTGAATGGGTACACTTTGATGCCTGATGGCTCTTGTGCAA ATTCCAGGACGTGCTCTCTGGCTTACTGTCAGTATGGCTGTGAGGAGGTTCATGGGGAGATCCGCTGTCTCTGCCCCTCCACTGGCCTGCAACTGGGACAAGACGAGAGAACATGCGTAG ACGTGGATGAATGTGTTACTGGCAAGAACCTATGTCCCTATAATAGACAGTGTGTAAACACATTTGGTAGCTACTTTTGCAAGTGCCAAGAAGGCTACGATCTCAAATACACTGATGGCAAATATGAATGTGTAG ATCTGGATGAGTGTCTAAGTGGCGTACATAAATGCAGTCACCATGCAGCCTGCCTGAATACTCAAGGATCCTATAAATGCAGATGCAAGTCTGGATTCAGAGGCAATGGCTTTGAATGCTCAG TCAAACCATTTTATCTAcgacctggaggaaacccagaTGATTTTCTCAATG TCATCTCTGAATCCCCAGTGAAGCCTGGCAAACATCTGAACGAGGACATCAAAAACATTATCCCAGAGCCAGCTGTCACAGAGCCACCAAAGGTCAGGCAGCAGCCTTTTGACTATGATGGAGAGGTTTACATCGGGAGTCCTGATGAGGAAAGACCAAAAGAGAtcacagaagaagaggaggaagagaacaaCCAGCTCAACCCCAGAGGAGATGTGTTCA TTTCAGAGGAATTTGAGTCAGTGTTTGGCCCCACCACAGAAGTTAAAGAAATTGAGATCGCTCCAGTTCAGGAAG AGTTTATCATGGATTGTAACTTTGATCAGGGAGGATGTGAGTGGGTCCAGGACAAGAGTGATGACATGGACTGGAGCGTAGCATATCATGATAATG GGGCTGAGTACTACATGGCCATGAGTGGATTTCTGGGAGAGCAAGAGGATATAGCTAAGCTCAAGTTGCTCTTGAGCGACCGGGCTCAGCAGGGCAGCTTCTGTCTCACGTTTGACTTCCGAGTCGTGGGCAACAATGTTGGCACCCTCAGAGTCCTCCTGGATAACAATGTTTATCCAATATGGGAGCAGAGCCAAAGCCAAAACCAGGCCTGGCAGACAGAGTTTCTCACTGTAGCCTGGAGAGAGAAGGCACCAGAAACG ATCATCTTTGAAGCTCAACAAGGAGGTGGTGTTGGTGGAGAAATTGGACTGGATAACGTTGTGCTGACTTCAGGCCCGTGTCAAGATGATACCAGCCCAGACTTTTAG
- the rab9a gene encoding ras-related protein Rab-9A, whose amino-acid sequence MTSKTSLLKVILLGDGGVGKSSIMNRYVTNKFDAHLFHTIGVEFLNKDLEVDGHQVTLQIWDTAGQERFRSLRTPFYRGSDCCLLTFSVDDNQSFLNLGNWKKEFIYYADVKEPEKFPFVVLGNKVDVTERQVSTEEAQQWCQENGDYPYYETSAKDATNVAVAFEEAVRRVLAMDERTDHLIPTDTVKLHRKPRSAATCCS is encoded by the coding sequence ATGACGTCCAAAACATCCCTGCTGAAAGTCATTCTCCTTGGTGATGGAGGAGTTGGGAAGAGCTCCATCATGAATCGCTATGTCACCAATAAATTTGATGCCCATCTTTTTCACACTATTGGAGTGGAATTCCTCAACAAGGACTTGGAGGTTGATGGCCACCAGGTAACTCTGCAGATCTGGGATACTGCAGGTCAAGAGCGCTTTCGAAGTCTGAGAACTCCATTCTATCGTGGCTCTGATTGCTGTCTACTTACGTTTAGTGTAGATGACAACCAAAGTTTTCTTAATTTGGGCAATTGGAAGAAGGAGTTCATTTATTATGCTGATGTCAAGGAGCCTGAGAAGTTTCCTTTTGTGGTATTGGGAAACAAAGTAGATGTGACGGAAAGGCAAGTGTCCACTGAAGAGGCTCAGCAGTGGTGCCAAGAGAATGGTGACTATCCTTATTATGAGACTAGTGCCAAGGATGCCACCAATGTTGCCGTGGCATTTGAGGAGGCGGTACGCAGGGTGTTGGCAATGGATGAAAGAACGGACCACCTTATTCCAACAGATACTGTCAAGCTTCACAGAAAGCCTCGCTCTGCTGCCACTTGCTGTTCATAA